Within Bacillota bacterium, the genomic segment TATAAGTGTACAGGGATAATAGTTATTCGGTGGTGTTATGCTGGGGTTACCGTACAATATTTTAAAGTTGGTTTCTTACGATGCAGAGTGGGTAAAAGAATACAATGAAGAGGCTGAAAGAATCAAAGCTGCAATTAATGATGCATCTGCTACCATATGTCATATTGGTAGTACTGCTGTTCCCGGGATGGTTTCAAAGCCTATTATTGATATAATGCTTGGTGTTGACGATATGGAAAAAAGCGATTATTACATTAACAACCTGGAACAAATAGGATATAATTGTTTAGGGGAATGCGGAAGGATAGGAAGAATATTTTTTGTAAAAGGCGGCATTGAGAATTGCACGCATCACTTGCATCTTGTGGAAAAAAACAGTGAGTACTGGATAGATAATATAATGTTCAGGGATTATTTGATACGGGATAATAAAGCTGCATCTGAATATGCCGGTATAAAGGTTGAACTTGAAAAAAGGTTTAGGACAGATAGAGATATGTATAGACTATTTAAATCAGAATATGTTGAAAAAGTTATCAAACAACTAAAAGAGAAGTGTGCAAACACAACATCATGAGGTAAAACTACGTATACAATATGAAATCTACATTTTTCACGTAATCCTATGATTGCAAAGTATTTGAGAGATTATAAATTTGTACGTGAGCTTGGCGAGGGTGTGGACAGGATGTACCAGGAAATGCTTGAGGCAGGATTGCCCGCACCAGAGTACGAGGTTGAAGGATTCATGACGATTTTGACTGTTAGCAGTCACTCTCTTTGAAACTATGAGATATATTTAATTCACCTTTTTTGGTACTGAATTTAATAAATTTTGCAAAAAAAAAAGCAGGAAAATTTCCTGGAGATAAATATTTTATTAAAAAAATATATGAAGTATTTGGAGTCAATTATTTTGAAGATGATTTAAGAGATATCCTTGAGTATATAATTAAAGAACTCTATTATTCCAACAGGGAATTAATACTTAAACTACGTCTGAAGCATATTGATAGAGCCATTTTCAAATATAGACAGGCTAAAGAAAAAAGACGTATCTGGAATACAAAACAGTATTTTAAAGCAAGTATCTTGAGAGCAGTTCAAGAAACTGGTTTGGATGAGTTAGAGCCTCTTGATGATCTAGAGATTATAGATTAGCTTTTACAAATATTTATTATCGTCTATATATTATGTATAAACAATTTCTGTTGCTATCAGCTTAGGATTTCCGTCTCTTTTTGTCCCGACAGTCTCAAATAAAGTGATTTTTTCAATCTCAAAGAGAGTGATTGTTAACAATATACGCGGTGTATTAGTTTCATATAAATAAAATAGTCGTAGATTTACACGACGGAGGCGAGGGAGAGGAGAGTTGACCTCCGGCCGTTTATATACCTGTGGCTTATTTTTTGCGATTAAAATA encodes:
- a CDS encoding GrpB family protein, with amino-acid sequence MLGLPYNILKLVSYDAEWVKEYNEEAERIKAAINDASATICHIGSTAVPGMVSKPIIDIMLGVDDMEKSDYYINNLEQIGYNCLGECGRIGRIFFVKGGIENCTHHLHLVEKNSEYWIDNIMFRDYLIRDNKAASEYAGIKVELEKRFRTDRDMYRLFKSEYVEKVIKQLKEKCANTTS